One Callithrix jacchus isolate 240 chromosome 4, calJac240_pri, whole genome shotgun sequence genomic window, AGGCGGACTGCTTTTCCAATGACATTCATAAGCTAGATACCAGCACCATGACATGGACTCTTATCTGTACAAAGgtctgctctttcttttttctcccagcTCCCCACCCTCCGTTGAAGAAATCATAGGAAGCTCAGTCAGAGCAGAGCCTCTTCCAGCCTTTGTGCTGACCCCTCCACCATCTCTCTGCCTCTGCCCAGGGCAACCCTGCACGCTGGAGGGACTTCCATTCAGCCACGATGCTGGGAAGTCACATGTATGTCTTTGGGGGTCGTGCCGACCGCTTTGGGCCATTCCATTCCAACAATGAGATTTACTGCAACCGCATTCGCGTCTTTGACACCAGAACTGAGGCTTGGCTGGACTGTCCCCCGACTCCAGTGCTGCCTGAGGGGCGCCGGAGCCACTCGGCCTGTGAGTGTTTGTTACTTCCCTGTGGAGttcccttcctgccctcctcaCACTCTTgacctttcctctctccttccagtTGGCTACAATGGGGAGCTGTACATCTTTGGTGGCTATAATGCAAGGTTGAACCGGCATTTCCATGACCTCTGGAAGTTTAATCCTGGTAAAGAGCACTGCCTTTAGGGGAAGAACAAGGAGCAATTGAggtgggaggaaaagaaaataatcgtGAGGAGGTGTGGGGATGGGGGGCAGGGAAGATACCTGGACTTGACAGGTATGGAACTTCCATATAAATTTCTCTTCAGTGTCCTTTACCTGGAAAAAGATTGAACCGAAGGGGAAGGGGCCCTGTCCCCGCCGGCGCCAGTGTTGCTGTATTGTTGGTGACAAGATTGTCCTCTTTGGGGGTACCAGGTTAGGAGGAGAGAGTGAAGGGGCTCAGGGAAGTGACTAATGGGAGAGTGGGAGGTATTTGAAAAGGGGGTCTCGTGAGTAGTTTTCATTCCTACTTTCATCTCTTTTGATCGAAACAGTCCATCTCCTGAGGAAGGCCTGGGAGATGAATTTGACCTCATAGATCATTCTGACTTACACATTTTGGACTTTAGTAAGTACAGTTATTCCTGAATTGCTCCTGTCATCAAGGTCCCTGTCTTTGGGTGGTGATATCCAGGACTGAACCCTTTCCTCAGCTTTGACCATCTCCTTTCTACAACTTCACCCCTAAAGGCCCTAGTCTGAAGACTCTGTGCAAACTGGCCGTGATTCAGTATAACCTGGACCAGTCCTGTTTGCCCCATGACATCAGGTACAGTGAATGGTTGGAAGTGGGGGATTGGGTGAGGGTGAGTGAGCAGCACAGGTGTGACCTGATTAGCTTGGTCTCAGTATGGAGGAGACAAATGTTTTTGTTCTGGAGATGTAGTATACTTGTGGGAAATGAGATGAAAGGAGGTGAATTGACAGCCATCATATAAAACTGTCAGCAGAATAAATTATATGAACAAAATCCAGCTCAGCAGCATCACTTTCTGAGACCTAAGCTTATACAGTTGTTTTTGTGAACATGCTAAGAACAACTGATTAAATCTTAGAACCTAGCTGCAAAGTAAAGACAAGTTTAGGAGCCTCTGGATCACACTGGTTATAGAAGATCTGGCTGCTTCCATTTGAATTTCATTCTTAGGTTCCAGTTAACCACCAAATGTTACTTTGTGTATAATTTTTCCTGTCTGGGTCATTCTAAGACACTTCCTTTCTTTGTATCAGTGTCGTTTAACTCTTGCTGgttgggcatggcggctcacgctcgtaatcccagccctttggaggttgaggtgggcaaatcacttgaggtcaggagttcaagaccagcctggccaacatggtgaagccctgtctctattaaaaataacaaaaattagccaggtgtgatggcagccaccagtagtctcagctactctcaAGGTttaggccagagaattgcttcaacccgggaggtgggggttgcagtgagtcaagattctgccaatacaccactgcactctggcctgggtgacagaatgagacacaaaaaaataataagatgggATTGGCGGGGAAGGCCCAGGAAGGATAGGAGAGCTGAGTCAGGACCTTAAAAGGATGAGAGTTTAGAGCCAAAATGGGTATTCTGGTGGGGGGGAGGCATTCCTGATGAGGGTAAGGTGGAGGGGCTGCCTGGTTCGCTCTAAACAGCAGGAAAGGCAGTTTGGGATGTTGACTGACATGTATACACTGATCTCAGGTGCCTGGACACTAgactatgcatatatatgtgtacataaacAGGAAATCCATATGAGCTTGGAGGTAGAGGAGTGGGTGGTGTTGGATTTGGTAGTGGGTGGTTCTGATTGTTAAACCTAGTAGGTATCTAAGTAAGAGGTGGCTGTGGATGGTTGAGCTTTAGGAATTTAGAGGGACTGGTGTGTTTATGGCTTGGTTCAAGCATCTCTGGGCTTGGGCTGAGAGCTCCCTCTTCTTTCTGTCTGTTATTGTTGGCCTTCCAGGTGGGAACTGAATGCCATGACCACCAACAGCAATATCAGCCGCCCCATCGTCTCCTCCCATGGGTAGGAGGAAGTTTCTGCCACCTCCCCTCCTGAGCCTGCTGTCATCTTCACTGCCCCTGCCCATCTGTCACCCACCTGCTCCTTTGGACCCTGGACTTGGTATACCTCTATGTGGAGTTGTTGGGCAAGAGGTGTTCTTTGTACTGTGAATTCAGTGGGGAGCTGTAGGGGGGTGGGGGCCAGGTTCCTCCCCCCTTGGGCCGAGGGCCCCTTCCCCTTGGTGCTCTGTCCCCATCCACCTCCCTTCAGCTGCTCCTGGGTCTCGGCTCTGCTCCGGGCCAGCCAGGTtctgctgggaagggaagggaatggggagaagggagaagcaaGCAGTGTCTGAGCCTCAGGAGCTTCCCCCTCCCACTTCGTCTATCCCCTCCTCCTGCTTGAGCCTTGAGCCTTGACTGGGAGCTGAAAGGAGTTGCAGCTTTTAGCATGAGACCTCCTTCGCCCCCACTTGGGGAGGCGGGGACCAGCAGATAATCCCACCCTTCCTTGAGCTGTCGCTGTACCCTGAAGCTCAGCCAGCtcagattttataaaaatgaattaaaacctGCAAATGTGTCCGTGTGTGTTTGTGGAATATGGTGGAGAGGGCTGGGGTTTGCAGTGGGGGCAGGGTGCAGAGGACTAGCACCCTGAGGTTCTGGCTTCTCAGCCAAGGGTATTAGGAAACCAAATGCCACCAAGGCCTGGGCCAAGCTTCTCGGGAGTGGAACCCAGCGCCCTGCGACTCGAGTAGACGGTTGTGGCAATCTCTCCGGAGCGAGCTACCCTCTGGGCCCGGCTCCCAGGCCGCTGGCCGCGCAGTCTGTTTTCAGCCCATTAATCACCACGTTGGGACGGCCTCCGGGGAACGCCGGAAGAGGCGGGGCAGGAGCTGGCGGAAGCGGAAGCGGTGCCATTAGTTTTCCGAGCGCTACGCCTGCTGATGCCGGGAGCCAACCGGCGTTTCGGGCCGGGTGCCCGATGTCCCCGCGGGGCCCAGGACCATTGGGAGGACGGCGGGGGCCTGGCGCCCGGGTTCGCGGCCCGCGACCTGCTGAGGGGTAAGAGCACGGGGCAGGGCGGGCTGGGGAGGGGATCTGGACTCCCACGCTGGGCCCGGGACGCCGGTAAGACTGCCAAGTTCTCTGAGAGGCAGATGCTGGGGGCGCCCCCAGGGCAGTGGAAAGTGGGAGTGAAAGGAGAAGTTTCTTCACGGCAGGATGAGAGTTTTCGGCAATAGGGTAAGCAGGTTCAATACCACGGAGGCAGGAAAAGGCATGCATGTTTGCAGAAGACTTAGTAGGTCATAATTAAGCAAATTccatagacttttaaaaatttaaattaatttttaaaatatttgaaacagtctctctgttgccaaggctggagtgtagtggcgcgatcacggctcactgcgtTCGAACTCTCTCGGGCCCAAgagttcctcccacctcagcctcccgaatagctgggactacaggcgtgcgtgAGGCATGcctgggttgtttttgtttttttgtagagacaaggtctcaccatattACCAggtgccagggctggtcttgaattcctgggctcaagtgatctacctgcctcagccttccaaagattccaggcatgagctactgcacctggcaaaTTCTGCAGACTTTTTGTTAAGGCACAGTTCTGGCTGCTGGAGATAGAGCTGTGAATAAAGTAGTCAAACACTCCTGTCCTGGCcgagtgtggtgactcacacctgtaatcccagcaccagggaagatcacttgagccccggagttcaagaccagtctgggcaacatagtgagacctcttctctattaaaaaataaaaaaaaaaaattggccaggtgtggtggcccacatctgtaggcccagctactgaggaggctgaggcataaggatagtttgagtccaggaggtcgaggctgcagtgaacagcgATTAGGCcacttgcactctagcctgggcaacagagtgagtcctttttaaaaaataaaatttaaggcaGACAAGTAAATTATTACAGTAAAAGGCAATACAACAGTAAAAGGTGGATTTTGCAGAATATGAATTgtatctcaaattttttttttttttttgagacagagtttcgctcttgttacccaggctggagtgcaatggagtgatctcggctcaccgcaacctccgcctcctgggttcaggcaattctcctgcctcagcctcctgagtagctgggattacaggcacgcgccaccatgcccagctaatttttttgtgtttttaatagagacagggtttcaccatgttgaccaggatgtctcgatctcttgacctcgtgatccacccacctcggcctcccaaagtgctgggattacaggcttgagccaccgcgcccggcctgtatctcaatttttttaaggTGATAGAggacatgaagaaaaaataaagctgaagaggagttgcagtttttattttgtttttgagactccctcactcgcccaggctggagtgcaatggtgtgatctctgctcgctgcaacctctgcctcccaggttaaaacgattctcctgcctcagcctccggagtagctgggattacaggcaagaaccaccatgtccggctaatttttgtatttttgtagagacaggattttaccatgttagccagtcaggtcttgaactcctgacctcaggtgatcctcccgcctcggcctcccaaagagctgagattacaggtgtgagccactgcacttggccaaggggttgcaattttaaataacttAGAAAAGGTCTCTTTGGGAAGGTGATTTGAACAAAGGCTTGAAGGAGCTGAGCGGGGAGCTGTACATAGGTCTGGGTGGAATGTACCAAGCAGCATCATAGGCAGAGGAACTGAGGTGGGAACATACTGCTAGGAGACCAGTTGACTGGAGTGAGAAGGAGGTAAGTAGATGAGATTAAAGACATGACGGGCCATGTCACCTGGGGGCTTTCAGACTGTTGTAAGGTACATGGCTTTTACTGTGGGCAAGATGGAATCCATTGGGGACTTTTGCTCATATGTGTAACCTGTTCTGAAGTTTATATGTGGGAGTGGCAAgatctgattttattttccatgCCTCTCAGGCTGAATTGGGGCGCATAGCTTTGAGAGGAGTGACTGCAGATTGGGAGACTAGGAGGCTAGAGCAGTGATTGAGGTGAGAGATGCTGAGAGTATGGACCAGGACCCTGGCAATGGTAACTAAGCAAGGGAGGCAGAGGCCTTTATGAAGAAACCTGTGAATGAGTAAAAGAGAGAGTGGAAAAAGAAGGGGATATGGTTGGTCCACCTTTGACCTTACATATACACCTTCCTTAGCAAGATGAGGCCCCAGGTCGCTGAAATAGTTGGAGAGTTAGGTGTCAGCGTAACCCTCTTACAGCCTGTACTGCCTAGGACTTGTAATAATGATTGGTCTGATGGGGTATTAGAAAAGATTAGCTAGCTCAGGAATGGGGATGGGACATTCTTTTCTGCAGTGGGACATGCTGAGCTGTTGTATGTCCCTCCCCACTTCCACAGGCGCATCTAACATGTCATTTGAGGAGCTGTTGGAATTGCAGAGCCAACTGGGGACTAAGGCATACAAACAATTGGTAGCTGGAAACAGCCCTAAGAAGCACAGTCCTAGACCCGCTATTCAAAATGTACGTGTTGCAGATAAGCACAGGTAAGCAAGTCTTGCCCTAGTAGTTGGAAGATAACTGGGACCTTGAATAGGTATATGTTGTCGTGGGTGGCAGGTGGGAAGCCTTTGACCAACACTGGAGTCCTCTTGACTTGGCCTTTAATTTCTCTGTAGGCCTCTGGAAATGTCAGCCAAGATCCGAGTACCATTTTTACGTCAGGTTGTTCCCATCAGTAAAAAGGTGAGAAAGAAGGCCAGGCaagctggctcacacctgtaatcccagcactttgggaggccaaggtgggcagatcatctgaggtcaggagttccaagaccagcttggccaacatggtgaaaccctgtctctactaaaaatacaaaaattagctgggcatgttgatgTGTGctagtagtcccagctgcttggaaggctgaggcatgagaatcgcttgaacctgggaggtggagattgcagtgagccaagatcatgccacagccctccagcctgggagatagagtgagactctgtcacagaaaaagaaaaaacggtGAGGACGAGACAGGAAGCACTTTTTCTCAGTGAAAGGAGACTGAACAGttctgttttatattctttgtgtTCTCTCCAAAGGTAGCCCGGGACCCTCGCTTCGATGATCTGTCAGGTGAATATAATCCTGAGGTGTTTGACAAAACATATCAATTCTTGAATGACATCCGAGCGAAAGAGAAAGAGGTATACAGCTTGAGACTGGTTCAAGGGGAGTTTTGTGGGGTGGAAATCAGGGCACAGGTTAGAGAGTTGGGCAGGGTGAGCGGAAAGTGTAGTGGTGGGCAGGTTTAACTCTTGCTAATTCAGTTCatattcaaatcctggctcatcAGTTTACTACCTCTGTGACTCTTGGCATTTTACTTTCTCTGCTTTAGTTTTCTaatcataagaaagaaaataattactgtcTTAGAGgccgaatgtggtggctcacacctgtaatccagcactttgggggactgaggtgggcagatcacttgaggctagcaattcaacaccagcctggccaacacggcgaaaccctgtctctattaaaaatacaaaaattaaggccaggcgtggtggctcaacgcctgtaatccaagcaccttgtaggccaaggtgggcagatcacctgaggccatgagttcaagaccagcctgaccaacatagtgaaaccctgtctttaaaaaaaaaagaaagaaaaaaactagccaagtgtggtggtgcatgcttgtagtcccagctactcaggagactgaaacaTGAGAACCGCTTgtgccctggagacagaggttgcagtgaggcaagactgcgcaactgcactccagtctgggggcagagtaagactctgtttcagaacaaacaaggaaacaaacagtTACTGTCTTGGTGTTATCAAGTTAATATGTGTGAACCTCTTAGGATGATGCGTTACATAAGATTTCAGCTAACATTTGCAGAATGCTAATGGTGATACACATTTTCCTATGTGGAGCTTGTGAAAAAACAGTTGAAGAAGCACCGTTCAGGAGAGGAGCATGAGAAACTGCAGCAACTGCTTCACCGAATGGTGAGTGGGTAATAACTGTCTGGGTAATGAAAGCAGTGAAAGGTGGGGAGATGCTCATAGCCCCTCCTATTCACCCATCTCATCTTCGCTCCTCAGGACCAGCAAGAAATGGCACAGCAGGAACGAAAGCAACAGCAGGAGCTTCACCTGGCCCTGAAGCAGGAACGTCGGGCTCAGGCCCAAGAGGGCCATCGGCCATACTTCCTGAAGAAATGTGAGTTGGGCACAACTATTGCTAACCAGGATGAGGGTGCGGGGGCCATAGTGGCAGAGTCCTGTGTTGAGGTGTCCCTGAGCTCCTTTAGGGAGGCACGAAGGCAGGATTTCATGGTAACTTGGAGGAAAGTAGAAATAGTAGGGAGGAGTTATTTGTGACCAGTCTTGTATCCCTCATTAGATCATGTCAGCTATTGTGACTTTTATCTCTTGATCTACACTCCCTTCTtcgtaacacacacacacaacacacactacacacacacaccgccaccacacacacagacacatacagcaGCAGTTGTCACTTTTATCTCTTGGTCTACACTCCCTACtttgcaccacacacacacacacatgctaggCCAGGCAcatagagagacacacacacacacttacatagAAGGTGTTCATAGTTGGTCGAATTGAGTAGGACTGAGATCATATAAAAAGCCACcagttggccgggcacggtggctcacgcctataatcccagcactttgggaggccgagacgggtggatcacaaggtcaagagatcgagaccatcctgatcaacatggtgaaaccccgtctctactaaaaatacaaaaaattagctgggcatggtggtgtgtgcctgtaatcccagctactcaggaggctgaggcaggagaattgcctgaacccaggaggcggaggttgcgatgagctgagattgcgccattgcactccagcctgggtaagaagagcaaaactccatctcaaaaaaaaaaaaaaaagaaaaaagccaccaGTTGGGCTgaatgctgtggctcatgcctgtaatcccagcactttaggccaaggagggtggatcactggaggtcgggagttcaagaccagcctggctaacatggtgaaaccccgtctctactaaaaacacaaaaactagttgggtgcagtggcacccatctgtaaccccagctacttgggaagctgaggcaggagaatcgtttgaaaccagaagacaggttgcagtgagccaagatcataccactgcactctagcctgggtgacagagtaagactctgtctcaaagaaaaaaaaaaaggcaccagtGAGCTTTAAACAACTCATGTATCCCAGCATATGGCTTGGAGTTACTGACCTGGTTTGGGAAAGGATAGGGGCTTCCTTCTTTGCTCACTGTCTTTTATTCTCCCTGTCATTTAGCTGAGCAGCGCCAGTTGGCACTAGCTGAGAAGTTCAAGGAGCTGAAACGCAGCAAGAAACTGGAGAGCTTCTTGAGTCGAAAGAGGCGACGAAATGCAGGAAAGGACAGGAGACATCTCCCTTTGAGCAAAGAACAATAAGGAACTGTCAGCTGCCCTGCCACTGCCCCAGGGAGACACGGATCTGTGAGGACAGATTTGGCCTCAGCTCCTTTCTGTTCAAGGGCAAGGATCACAGCTGCCCTTGAATTTCATTGCCTCAGAGAAGACTAAAAGCCTCTTGGATGGCTCCTAGGGCTGGACAAGAAGAATAGTTCAGCCTGATGCCATGGCACGTGGCCTCAGCTTGGATCTGGTTCAttgtgtccttgtgttctttCATCCTTACCTTAAAACAGGGATTCTGATCCTGAATAAGAGGGACCAGTGAAGACTACGGAGGTCTGTCCATGAGTCTCAGGGCTGGGACATTATGTAGGAGCCACTTCataaacattctcttttctcatctttttattattctgctttttgtgggtttttgttttgttttctttttcccctgacacagagtcttgctctgtcatccaggctggagtgcagtagtgcgatctcgtcTACTACAGGTTTAAGTGATACTTGTGccccagcctgctgagtagctgggatgacagccatccactaccatgcctggctcatttcttttgtatttttagtagagatggagttttgccacgttggctaggctggtcttaaactccgggcctcaagtgatctgcctgccttggactcccaaaatgctgggattacaggtgagagtcacTGCTGCTTCTGGCCTTATTCTGCTTTTGTGTAGGATTTGTAGGTAGCCTAGAACTACTTTTTTTAGTGTGCCACATGTTGGGATGAACAACAAAGTCTTTTATAGGGTAGGAGGCAGGCCCTATCTTCTGTGTAGATTTGTGGTGGGGATTTTCCCAAGCATGGGAAATGGGTTCAGATGACATGgttataaaatgtaaatgccCACTAAAAGGTAGTCAGTATTGGCTACCCTAAGCCTTCAAACTGTTGCTTTTCCCCTTCAGCAAGGACCCAGTGGAGACATTGGGAAGTTCTGAGCTTCAGCTTTTGGTTTTTGGTAATAggtttattgagatacaattcccTTAACTATACAgtttacccatttaaagtatacagtgtTTTTTTAGTGTATTTATGGAATTGTGCAACTCTTGCCacaattttggagcatttttgacatcacccccccaaaaaaaaaacaaaaaacacctataCTCTTTAGCAGTCGTGCTCAATCTCttcagccctaggcaaccactcatctactttctgtctttatagacATCTGCCTACTGGGGAcattttatataagtggaatcagtatggctgggcatggtggcttacgcctgtaatcccagcaccttgggaggctgaggtgggctggtcatgaggtcaggagattgcaGCTATCCTGGctaaaacggtgaaaccccatctctactgaaaatacaaaaaattaccctggtgtggtggcacatgcctgtagtcccagccacttgggaggctgaggcaggagaattgcttgaacccaggagggagaggtggcagtgagccaagattgtgccactcactgcactctgtctcagaaaaaaaaatggcatcaggccaggcacggtgtctgaggcgggtggatcacgaggtcaagagatggagaccattctggtcaacatggtgaaaccccgtctctactaaaaatacaaaaaattagctgggcatggtggcgcgtgcctgtaatcccagctactcaggaggctgaggcagaagaattgcctgaacccaggaggtggaggttgcagtgagccgagatggcgccattgcactccagcctgggtaacgagcgaaactcgtctaaagaaaaaaaaaaaacaagaattgctgtaggctaggcgtggtggctcacgcctataatcccagtactttgggaggctgaggctgaggcagatggatcacctaaggtcaggagtgccagactagcctggccaacacagtgagaccccatctctactaaaaatataaaaattagccaggcgtggtggtgggcgcttgtagtcccaactacttagggctgaggcaggagaatcacctgaacccgggagatggagattgcagtgaggcaaagatcaaaccactgcactccagcctgggcgagatggctcatgcctgtaatcccagcactttcggaggccgaggcgggtgcatcacctgaagtcaggggttcgagaccagcctgaccaacatggagaaaccccatctctactaaaaattacaaaataggccagatatggtggtacatgcctgtaatcccagctatttgggaggctaaggcaggagaattgcttcaacctgggaggtggaggttgtggtgagccaagatcgtcccATTgcgctccatctcaaaaaaaaaaaaacaaaaaacgggtggatgtggtggctcatgcctgtaatcccagcactttgggaagctaaggcaggtggattacctgcggtcaggagttttagaccaggctgaccaatatggtgaaaccccatctctactaaaaatacaaaaattagctgggtgtggtggtgggcacctgtaatcccaactacttgggaggctgaggttgtagtgagtcgaggttgtgccactgcactccaacctgagagatagagtgagaccgtgtaagaaaaaaaaaaaggctgagcacggtggctcacgcctgtaatcccagcactttgggaggtctaggcgagtggatcacaaggtcaggagttcaagaccagcctggccaagatgttgaaaccccgtctctactaaaaatgcaaaaattagctgggcgtggtggcacgtgcctgtaatcccagctactcaggaggctgagacgagaattgcttgaacctggaaggtggaggttgcagtgagccgagatcacatcattgcactccagcctgggtgacagagtgagactctgtctccaaaaaaaaaaaagaattggagacTTTCCATCGCAGATGAGCAGGAAGGTACCCCATGGGAGACTGGCAAGGTGACTGAGTAGGATGACCAGGGGTTGATGAGGGTGAGAGGGGAGACCCCCCCCATCTCCTTCAATTTCAccttctccctcccaccttccagatgggaaggagggtgaagaaggaaaaaaaataaaataccaaagagctgggaaaatgacTCCCTTTTTAGTTCCCAGCATCTCTACTATCTGTTAACCTTGAAAGAGCTGCAAATAAATGCTATCTCTGCCAGCTGGAGCCTGGCACTGGTTCATGCCCCCATGTCTCCACGGACGAGGCTCCATcctggaaacacctctgccaacagcttgttgcttttgtcttgtctctgtaagcccccTCCCCTCCTGG contains:
- the KLHDC3 gene encoding kelch domain-containing protein 3 — its product is MLRWTVHLEGGPRRVNHAAVAVGHRVYSFGGYCSGEDYETLRQIDVHIFNAVSLRWTKLPPVKPAIRGKAPVVPYMRYGHSTVLIDDTVFLWGGRNDTEGACNILYAFDVNTHKWFTPRVSGTVPGARDGHSACVLGKIMYIFGGYEQLADCFSNDIHKLDTSTMTWTLICTKGNPARWRDFHSATMLGSHMYVFGGRADRFGPFHSNNEIYCNRIRVFDTRTEAWLDCPPTPVLPEGRRSHSAFGYNGELYIFGGYNARLNRHFHDLWKFNPVSFTWKKIEPKGKGPCPRRRQCCCIVGDKIVLFGGTSPSPEEGLGDEFDLIDHSDLHILDFSPSLKTLCKLAVIQYNLDQSCLPHDIRWELNAMTTNSNISRPIVSSHG
- the RRP36 gene encoding ribosomal RNA processing protein 36 homolog isoform X1; protein product: MPGANRRFGPGARCPRGAQDHWEDGGGLAPGFAARDLLRGASNMSFEELLELQSQLGTKAYKQLVAGNSPKKHSPRPAIQNVRVADKHRPLEMSAKIRVPFLRQVVPISKKVARDPRFDDLSGEYNPEVFDKTYQFLNDIRAKEKELVKKQLKKHRSGEEHEKLQQLLHRMDQQEMAQQERKQQQELHLALKQERRAQAQEGHRPYFLKKSEQRQLALAEKFKELKRSKKLESFLSRKRRRNAGKDRRHLPLSKEQ
- the RRP36 gene encoding ribosomal RNA processing protein 36 homolog isoform X2; protein product: MSFEELLELQSQLGTKAYKQLVAGNSPKKHSPRPAIQNVRVADKHRPLEMSAKIRVPFLRQVVPISKKVARDPRFDDLSGEYNPEVFDKTYQFLNDIRAKEKELVKKQLKKHRSGEEHEKLQQLLHRMDQQEMAQQERKQQQELHLALKQERRAQAQEGHRPYFLKKSEQRQLALAEKFKELKRSKKLESFLSRKRRRNAGKDRRHLPLSKEQ